CATTTCAGAGACATAGAGGACATTCCACACACAAGCAACCTTAATACAGGATGTGCCATGGTATCTGTGTAAGAAAATCAAACCAATTCAACAATACAGCAGTTAGTGACTTTAGAATTTGGTTCAGAAGGCACCACAAACGTTAAATCCTACGCGGAGAATAAATATGGCCAAGAGTGGATCTAAGCCAAGGAAGTAAAGTGGGgtgataaatatgtgtgtgcgcgcacatggGGTGAATGAGTTGGACTCATGACTTACCTGTACATTGTCACTGAGATTTATCTCAACTCACCTTTTTGCTATTTTTTCAGCTCAATTGTAAAACCCCTAAAATGAAAATGACCAAAACAGAAGAAGCAGGGCGAGCCTGGCAGTAAAGCCAAGCACCATCCCGAAGTATTTCACAAATCCCAGAGGCGATAACAAATGACGCACTGATAAATATGAAGCATTGAACATTTTGGGTTCGGTACCTATAGCCCTTAAAGAGatatgtgtttatttgtttactgttgtttgttgttgtctGAACACATTTCTAGATTTGTCAGGATGATTCTAGAGAGTAATAGAGTGCTACAGGTAGCATGGACTACAGTTCTTGAGTTCTTGCTTATGTGACCACCAAATCAGGTTACACAGACTAGAAACTGTGGGTAAAAAACAAATTCAAgtattttataaataaatgtactgcatagattggggggggggcgttTGTAACTCATGACAGTTTGGTGATGACCAGTACTGGTGATGTGTGTTCCTATTTGATTTACTGCTGTTTGTTTGAGGACAGTATGAGGCATACCTTCTCACACACCCCAGGGGAAACCGCTCCAAATGCTCCCAACCCTACACCCATGACTGACCCAGGATCAGCTCAGAGTCCTCCGCCTCTTGCCATCCCCATGTCAACCATGACAGGAGAACAGAGCAAACAAAAACCCAGGCGTTAATTGGTCCAATGGGAGCGCACGCTCGTCCAGTTGAGAGACAGCTTGGTCCAATCGGAAGCCAGAATGGTCCAGTAAGAGTGCATTCTCGTCCAGTGGGAGGGGTCGGCGAGCCAGTGAGCGGGCGAGAAGGCGGGGTCATGCCTTATAGTCCAGCTCCGCATTCGTCTTGGTGTACATCTCGTAGATGGCGTCTATAGTGGCTGTGAAATTGACCAGGAACTGCCGCACCTTCTCCAAGCACTCCTCCTCTTTGACCTCCCGCCCCTTGGACAGAGCTTTTAGGAAGTCTGACTTGTATGGAGCTGCGTACAGTGCCGCCTAGTGGAAGAAAGACAGCAAAGCATTGGAAGAAAGCATGCTTTTATCTGAAACATACATACAATCTGAAACACATTTGGATTGCACTGTGTGTATGACAGCAGTAGTCGTATGCATGAGTAATTTATATGTGTATCAGTGGCTTCAGCACTTTGGATTAATTCATTTAAAAGTCCAGCATGCTCTTACTTTGAAGAGATTCTGCACCAGCCAGCCGTGGTACTTCTTGAGGGCGATCTCGTAGGCCTTGGTGACGTTGACCCTGATGAGGTTGGGGTGATTCTCATCCCGCTCCCCGTCAGCTAAACTCTGTAGGAGGACCTGGATGAAGCGCAGACCCCTGGCAGGAGAGAGCAGATGAGTGCACGCAGCGGGGTGAGCACCAAACGGCGTGAGATCCCGGCTGAAAGCACTCGTGGGACAGAGAACTGCACAGGAGCCCAAAGCTCTGAACATAAACGGGTGGTGAATGACTTTActaatcaacacacacacatattcccaCTTTCCAGAACTTTCCGAATTACCCATAGCCACCCCCTCACCTCTTGAGCCACATGAGGGCCAGTGTGGCTCCTACGCGTGGCCACTCGGTGCCGTGCTGCTCCTTCTCCGCCTCCAGCAGCTGCTGTAGCGTCCTGTAGCGGCCCGGGTTGGTGTCGTACACCGCCTTGATTTTCTGTGGGCGGGGTACAAGTCAGTGGAGGCGGGGTTAAGACTTAACAGGCAGATTCCAGTTCCCAGCAGATTGTAGCCACATGGCCAGCCCTTAATTACTCGGGCATTGCATGCTGGGACACTGGAGGGGTGGAGTGACCCCAGTTCCAGAACAGCTTTGTTGGATGGACGTTCCACCCTGTCTGGGGGAGTGTATGTCAGTTGCACTTTAAAAGTGGTCAAATTGGtgttttaaatgatgttaaTTCAGTAATTAGGTTCATTCACGCCACACTTACCGTTATGTTGCCTGCAACGTCGGATTTAATAGGTGCGAAAACCGTGGAGCCAAGGCAATCTGAAGGGAGAAAACGAAATCAGCGTGAACACGCACATTAAAGCCTTTAAAAACACGTACACACGTGCATTTTAATCTCTTCTAGATGCGGTGTAGCTACAAGACTCATTCTTCATACAGGAAGAGAGATTTACTGTCGAGACAGTCGGGCTGAACTCCAACACTGAGCACATCACAAAAGGACGGAAGAGGGGAGAGACTGAATAATTAACCGCGTTTGGAGAGGCTGACATATTTCCGTATGCGTGAGGGCGACTCATTAATTTTTCAGCGTCTCCCACCGGCGCGCGCAGCGCACCACGCGCTCCTGCTCTGATTATCAACCGGACCAATTTATCATAGCGGAAATCTGGCGGCGCTCCTCGCGCTTCCCGCGCCTGACGTTAATGAGCTAACCGCACGCGCAGGCTCGCGCGCTCCCGGTGACGGAACGGGGCCTGTGCGTCGCTGGGCTGTTATAGCTAGATTACAACGAAGAGCTGTCTTGACTTCCATTACGGCTTCATGATTATGAATTaagaacaaagacaattttTAGGCGATGTTGTGAGGATAGTTATTAGTTTTGTTTAATTTATGCGTTGGAAAACACGGACCATTTGTAAGGCTACTTAAAAACAATTCTGATTTGTTGTAACACTCAGCCAGAACTGTGATCACTGGTCCGCCCTCAAACTGCTAATTCCTCTTAATACTTCTGAGCTGAGTCGAGTGCGGTCTCGAAGTAGCAACGCTTGACTGCAGTTCCTCGGTGTATTAGATGAGCACTTGTGCAGTCTAAATCAACTGTTTTGATTTGCATTACTTTGATACTGTCTATATACAGATGCTATAGTAAGTATGTGAAAGAGTCTGATTTGGGCCCCATTTAACAGGTCTTAAGTGTCACCTATGGAGTGTTTACTGAAACTCGATCCGTGAAGGAGTCGTCATGTCAACTCGGGGTGGAGTGGGGAATAGAAGCAGCAGTGgactgactggtgtgtgtgtgtgtgtgtgtgtgtgtgtgtgtgtgtgtgtgtgtgtgcgtgcgtgcgtgcgtgtgcgcgtgtgtgtgtccaaacCACTTTCTTAGATATAAAAGGCACTCTTTCTCATTAACACAGCCTTAACAGGAGGGGATAGAGCcccttgaacacacacacaaagcagctgTTCTTTTCTTCCTTGATGCTGCCCCATAAGAACAGTGCTTTGTTGTCACGGGCTggttaacaaacaaacaatccctccctccacctcacagTGCACTGGTggtggcaaacacacacagtaacccatctgtctttgtgtgtgtgtgtgtgtgtgtgactcagtgTTCAGAAGCGTCAGGAACCAAAACCCCCAGAGAAAGCCTTGCCATTGTGAAGTGCTCTGTGCCACTCTGGCACGCCCGAGGTGGGACTCAGCGGCCCTGCTAGAccaggtgtgtgtacaggagctGTATCCCAGTGGCAAAGACCACGAACGTATCACAGACATTCGTCTTCCCTGTAGGCGATTCAACCTGAACAAGATCAGCTCAGTGTTCTATAAGGCCTGCGAGACCTCGCTAATTTGGCTCCACGGACATGGTAAAGGCAGGGGGACAGAGTTCACTGGTGTCTGGTCTGAGACACTGGTATTGTAAGTGCAGGGGGGGACAGAGTTCACTGGTGTCTGGTCTGGGCTGTGACACTGGTATTGTAAGTGTAGGGGGGGACAGAGTTCGCCGGTGTCTGGTCTGGGCTGTGACACTGGTATGCTAAGGGCAGGGGGGGACAGCGCTGGTTCAGGTTGCTTTTGCCCGTTTCATACTAATGAAAAGAACCGGCCTCCCAACAAAGGTCGCCCGGACAGCCCGTCCCAGCCATGAATGGGCCGGGACACGCGACACCGTCCCAATCAATTTTCTTAACTTCACATCAAGGGCGTCGGTTTAAATTATGCATGCGTGATGGGGAGATGGGGAGGGTTGACCGCCCAGGCTGCAGAGAAATCTGATCCaatcaaaccccccccccccccccccccccacccgcgcTTCGTGGGGAAGAAAGGCAGGACAGCTCAGTTTTGACAGACATCCCATCGCCTACGCACTTCACAGACAGGATTGTAATGGTCAGTGGAAAGTCCCACGGGTCTGGCAATCAACCAGATGATCTGAGGACCCAGGATGCCTGAGCGCGGAGGAGCCACAGCATTCTGCAGCGCACAGTCTGACCCTTGACCCTCTGGTCCTGGACTCACATCAAACAGGTGAAAGGGCAGAAAGGCCACTCTGAGATTTAATGGGGAGCAGAGGGTCACAGATCAGAGGGGATTGCTAATGAAGGGAACAAAGGAGACAGCTTAGTTGTTAAAGTTGAGTTAGCCAACAGAAGACAAGTACCAAAGCACTGAGCTCTATGATGAACAGAACATACAGAAGGCCATTCAATATGCAGGAGACCAGGATAGGTAGAGGGTGTAACAACATATAGACACGAATACACGCTCTTACCACACTCAGACTTTATAAAACCTTATGTGCGCTCCTTTAATTCAATCTTAAACCTTAAACAGGACCAAATCGGATGCAATCACGCCaagataatttaaaaaatacaaataaaactcTTTCATTCTGTATACATATTTCtgcatggtttttttttttttgtttgttttgcaatGACACATTTattgcaataataataacaatttagGGCGAGGGACTCAGGAAAACAAACAGTTTCCTGAGTCCCTGAATAACTGTATTGTCGTCGTCATGGCGGGACCTGGATATCAAACAGTCCcatcaggggcgaggctagggtatttttagtggtgctagagcaccaccgtgaagttgctcagcaccccctggctcaacacattttttaaatattatattatgcaaaaaccttgctctgcacctgcgcaatactttggtattgtgcctctgtgagcactgggggctgggcacccctaaagaccagatcctaaaatcgcccctgagTCCCATCATTCCTAGACATAAGCGTGTTATCTCTTGACACATCGACGATTTCTATTCCAAAATTCAGCCCGATTCTGCGTGTCGTGACCGCGCAGAGCTCACCGTGAACAAATCACAGACTTGGCCACACCAAGACTCACCAAAGAAAGGCGGAAGGTGCGACACTGCTTCAAGAAACGACCGCGTTTCCACTTGTTTGTCGGCTGGAAGTTGCTTGAACTGGTGATCCATAAGCAGAGCCATTATTGCTGTTATAAAATCGAAAGCGTCGCGGTCCCTACGACGGAAAAAAACGAGTTACGACAGCAGAAATGACGCTAAGACCCGGAACTCATGCCACTTTACAGCGGCTGTCGGAGCACTGAGCACGTCTGACAGCTCAGTAGCGAGTTAGTGGAGCCGCCTGTTCAACCCCCGGTACCGTCCAGCGTGTGTCCAACAGGTGGACGCACCGACCAATCACATTAAGGAGGTGGAATCAGCTTGGCTGGACTTTTGCAATATGCGATGTTTTTTTATGCAGTGCATTCATTGTGAAGAGCAGTTTATAAATATGTGTGAACGATGGTGCCCATGACGTTTGAGTTAAGAGCTTGCAATACCAGCTCTGCTAGCTGAGCTACGGGACCTGAAAAACAGAAACTCAGAAATAGCCCTCCAGCACACAGAGGTCCTCTGAATGTCTTGAGTGCCGGATCAAAGTTTGAACTAAGCTGAGAAGAATGAGTCATGAACCTCTGAGTCATATTGACcacaggtgtcaattccaggttcagaaagtaaaagtcctcaccagaattttgctcaggcttcatggattgtgttgattccactaatttcaCCTGGATtaaactaattagaaaatctagcaagcttgagcaaaatcctggtgaggacttttactttctgaacctggaattgacacctctgatatTGACACAAATAACTTCCAAAATTACCTCAACAAACGTGTTGAGAAGGCGTTTCAGATTATGGGCATGGTTTTAATGGCTACTGAACACTAACCAAGAATACTTCTATAGAAATTCTTATGTCTAGGATGATTTTATATGTGTTTTAAATGAGGATATATAGTAATAGTGAAGACACCGTTAAAATAAGTGGACAACTTTGATCAATCAGGCATCCTGCTTATGTCCAACGAAAACGACAAGCACGCGCCTGCCGCGTTTGACCCTCACAGCGCGCTGTAGTGTAACCAGACGCTTCAACGGTAACCAAGAGAAACAGGAAGTCAATGGcggctttgttttgttttttttccttgaaTGTAGCTCGCCAGCGTCTCCGGGTTTGAATGAACAGCTTTTAACCAAACTAATCTGCCAGTACTATCCAGATATTTGTAAGGAAAGCCTCGTGTATAACTGATCTGTCTTCGTCGTGGTAAGAAGCATTttaagctaactagctagctgacGCTTTACGTAACTAACGGCAGTGCTGTTTAAACTGCTGTAAACAGCTGTGGGGCGTCGGCGGGGTGTTTGTTAGCTCGCTCTCCACTTTCACCGCTGCGCTCAACGTACTGGTCGGGTTTTCCGGCCCGGGTGTCCCGTAGATCGATGGCGTTGCCGACACTCTCCGCTGGCTGGCCGAGCCGCACGCGGACACTCGAGCGCCAAATGGCGCGTCAGCGGGAGCGCGAGGCCCGGTGGCGGGAACAGTGGGAGCTGCACGCGCGGTACTTCAAAGAGCAGAACGTGCGCAGCGGCAAGCAGGCGCACTGGAGCTCCCGGGAGTCGTACCGGCAGAGGTAACGTCTTCTCTCTGACAATACTTTGAAAGCTTTATTAGTTTATTAGTAAAAACAGTCCCGTCTTCATGAACAAACACGGACTCACACCCCTCCTCCTACTCGCGCCCGCAGCATGTCAGCGTTCCAGCGCGCgcagctggaggaggagaaacGCAGGAGCCTGGAGGCGCGCAGGGAGCGTCTGAGGAACATGATCCAGGAGGAGAGCGACCAGCTGGAGGCCGAGCTCAGGGCCACCGCCTCCGACCGCAGGGCCCTGTCCCGGCAGCAGCTGGAGAGGACGGAGGACCTGCGCTCGGCCAGGGAGGAGCGCAGGAAGAAGGTGCCGTTCAGCACACAGTACTCAGTGTCTCCGAGGGAGACGCTCAGATCAGGCGGTCTGGGACGTTTCCCAGACGTGTGAGGACGTTTGTGTCCGCTGCGCTTTCCCTAAAGAGTGTGCTTGTCCAACACACAGCTCGCGCAGGAGTTGCTGAAGGAGCACTGGAAGAAGAACAGTCCGGAACTGCGCCAGGTGAGAcgggaaggggcggggctggaTATCGCAGTAAGCCCCGCCCACTATGTGACCGTGAGAAGACCGACAGGCATCCTTAGTGTCTGCGTATCTTAAGGGCTGAATCGTTGTTCGGTGTCAGATTACCACATTATTCCTGCATGACGGCACCTTCACGTATCTGGACACATTAGGATCAAGTGTCTTTTATGGTTATTACGCTTCAGGCAGTTTGACCTGGGACTTTGTGTAAATCTGACCCTACACCGTGGGGTGTGCAGTCAGTTACCCCACCCTGGAAAGCTGTCTGAGGCTCAGGCCTCTGTCTGCTCCGCCCACAGGTGGAGTCAGAGCTGCACAAGGAGCATGTGGTGACCCAGTGGGAGGTGCAGCAGCGTCAGAAAGAGCAGGTAGGAGCGTTCAAGAAGCTTTAAACTTCTGGTGGGTCAGTGTCGCTGGTCAGTATCCATGACCCTtaactccccctccccccccccccccccaggctgaGACGCAGGCCGCCGAGGAGCGCCGGCGCTCCGAGTGCGAGTACGAGAGGAGCCGTCAGGAGGCGCTGCGcaggatggaggaggaggagcagcggAGGAGAGGCGTGGAGCAGGAAAGGGCGGAGCAGCTGCGCAGACAGATGGAGGAGCTCCGTCTgcgggaggaggaggtgagtaTTCAGGGAACAGGACCGTCTGGGACGGCTGGAGTGTGCAagctttaatgtgtgtgtgtgtgtgtgtgtgtgtgtgtgtagagccgGCGGCtgcagcaggaggaggaggctcTGCTGTCTCAGCGCTGGGAGGTGGAGCGGTTGGAGGAGGAGAGGCGGAGAGCCGAACAGAGGCGTGAGAAGGCGGAGTTCGGGTAAACGTCACTATGAGCGGCCTCCTCGGGTCGGTTTGTGGTCGCGGTGCACTTGACCCGACTGATTCTGTGGTGTCTGTTCTGCAGGCGGTTCCTGTGCCGTCAGTACCGGGCCCAGCTCAAGAGGAGGGCCCAGCAGGTTCAGGAGGAGCTGGTGAGCGCACCCATCACCTCATCCTGGAGCTTTATCAGCTGTAGACATCCACCTCGGTGAATTGGAGAGTGTCCCATCTCGCAAAGGGCCTGAACATCTGCAGTGCCTCTCTCGTCCACCAGGAGGCAGACCGCAGGATCCTGGCGGCCCTGCTGGAGGGCGAGGACGAGGGTGAGCGGCTGGAGGGCGAGCGGCGGGCGAGGGCCGTGGCCGACGCCGCCTGGATGAGGAACGTTCTGGAGGAGCAGCTGAaactggagagggagagggaggcggAGTTTGACCTGCTGTACCGGTGAGAGGAGGCGGAGGGAGTGGTGCTGGGACACGCCCACGTTTGTCTGATGCTGCTGATTCGTTTTCATTGGCAAGGATGTGGTTTGGGGAATCTGAAGAGCTTTGTACATGTAAGATGATGTATCTCATGACGGCAGAGCCAGAAAATTCTGTAattaacggtgtgtgtgtgtgtatgtgtgtgtgtgttcagagaggaGGCCCAGCAGGTGTGGGACAAGCGTGAGGCTCagtgggagaaggagaggagagccagagagagactCATGCAGGAGGTACACCGCCATCATCTTCACCTTCGTCACACCGTGGGTTCAAGCATGTCTGCACatatcatcagtgtgtgtgtgtgtgtgtgtgtgtgtgtgtgtgtg
The genomic region above belongs to Brachyhypopomus gauderio isolate BG-103 chromosome 3, BGAUD_0.2, whole genome shotgun sequence and contains:
- the gltpa gene encoding glycolipid transfer protein, with the protein product MALLMDHQFKQLPADKQVETRSFLEAVSHLPPFFDCLGSTVFAPIKSDVAGNITKIKAVYDTNPGRYRTLQQLLEAEKEQHGTEWPRVGATLALMWLKRGLRFIQVLLQSLADGERDENHPNLIRVNVTKAYEIALKKYHGWLVQNLFKAALYAAPYKSDFLKALSKGREVKEEECLEKVRQFLVNFTATIDAIYEMYTKTNAELDYKA
- the tchp gene encoding trichoplein keratin filament-binding protein, which translates into the protein MALPTLSAGWPSRTRTLERQMARQREREARWREQWELHARYFKEQNVRSGKQAHWSSRESYRQSMSAFQRAQLEEEKRRSLEARRERLRNMIQEESDQLEAELRATASDRRALSRQQLERTEDLRSAREERRKKLAQELLKEHWKKNSPELRQVESELHKEHVVTQWEVQQRQKEQAETQAAEERRRSECEYERSRQEALRRMEEEEQRRRGVEQERAEQLRRQMEELRLREEESRRLQQEEEALLSQRWEVERLEEERRRAEQRREKAEFGRFLCRQYRAQLKRRAQQVQEELEADRRILAALLEGEDEGERLEGERRARAVADAAWMRNVLEEQLKLEREREAEFDLLYREEAQQVWDKREAQWEKERRARERLMQEVLSVRQQQLEVRRLEARQAWEESERRREELLQELEGEEQDRQQKEEEAEQLRTARMQDINAQVEQKHREQWEEQRKIDQEEAVRREELRLQEEELRLETERMTRRGYQERIRSRPRSAWT